A single region of the Eleginops maclovinus isolate JMC-PN-2008 ecotype Puerto Natales chromosome 4, JC_Emac_rtc_rv5, whole genome shotgun sequence genome encodes:
- the LOC134862764 gene encoding apolipoprotein L3-like isoform X3 yields the protein MSKITQPVPSPRRKFLPSDNSEEKEPEHSPTRAEDAESLLDLQEELKPWKDLDRDLKLRGARDPMIIKAKAEHLYKAIQRYLLLFSVHKGTLEKHNAELLCIADNLDKFSKRTKIAGMTGGATVALGGLAAAAGVVLAPFTMGASLALTAAGVGVASAGGITGASAAITHKVNVEQGKKKINNTFEEFQQIMGKIQDTLSFIHEGMEHILEHSILTLSGVSQGKGKVTRMVKLTVSGGVRARALEVISKASGLMEGLALGMDLQLAEKKQKKKKKGLESGLAKKIRQLAEELNRELEELHILFKGYCADQ from the exons ATTACTCAACCTGTTCCCTCCCCGAGGCGCAAGTTTCTGCCCTCAGATAACAGTGAGGAAAAGGAGCCAGAACATTCTCCAACCAGAGCAGAG GATGCTGAGTCCTTGTTGGATTTGCAGGAAGAACTGAAAC CCTGGAAGGATCTGGACAGAGACCTCAAACTTAGAGGAGCAAGGGACCCAAT GATCATCAAAGCTAAAGCTGAACATCTGTATAAAGCTATCCAGCGTTACCTCCTCCTGTTCTCTGTACACAAGGGAACTCTGGAGAAACACAACGCGGAGCTTCTCTGCATCGCGGACAACTTGGACAAG TTTTCAAAGAGGACAAAGATTGCAGGCATGACAGGAGGAGCGACGGTGGCCCTGGGGGGgctagcagcagctgcaggggtTGTTCTGGCTCCGTTCACCATGGGGGCCTCGCTGGCGCTGACGGCCGCCGGGGTCGGTGTGGCATCGGCCGGGGGCATCACCGGAGCCTCAGCAGCCATCACACACAAG GTGAACGTGGAGCAGGGCAAGAAGAAGATCAATAACACCTTCGAGGAGTTCCAGCAGATCATGGGGAAAATCCAGGACACCCTGAGCTTCATCCACGAGGGCATGGAGCATATACTGGAGCACAGCATCCTCACCCTCAGTGGTGTCTCGCAGGGGAAGGGAAAAGTAACCCGCATGGTGAAACTCACAGTCAGCGGAGGGGTCAGGGCCCGGGCCCTCGAGGTCATCAGCAAGGCCTCAGGGCTGATGGAGGGTCTGGCCCTCGGCATGGATCTTCAATTGGCcgagaagaagcagaagaagaagaagaagggcctGGAGTCGGGGCTGGCCAAGAAGATCCGGCAGCTGGCAGAGGAGCTGAACAGAGAGCTGGAAGAGCTCCACATCCTGTTCAAGGGTTACTGTGCAGACCAGTAA
- the LOC134862764 gene encoding apolipoprotein L3-like isoform X1 has protein sequence MSKITQPVPSPRRKFLPSDNSEEKEPEHSPTRAEITRSVASLRRCYLPSENSEEKEPENSPTRAEDAESLLDLQEELKPWKDLDRDLKLRGARDPMIIKAKAEHLYKAIQRYLLLFSVHKGTLEKHNAELLCIADNLDKFSKRTKIAGMTGGATVALGGLAAAAGVVLAPFTMGASLALTAAGVGVASAGGITGASAAITHKVNVEQGKKKINNTFEEFQQIMGKIQDTLSFIHEGMEHILEHSILTLSGVSQGKGKVTRMVKLTVSGGVRARALEVISKASGLMEGLALGMDLQLAEKKQKKKKKGLESGLAKKIRQLAEELNRELEELHILFKGYCADQ, from the exons ATTACTCAACCTGTTCCCTCCCCGAGGCGCAAGTTTCTGCCCTCAGATAACAGTGAGGAAAAGGAGCCAGAACATTCTCCAACCAGAGCAGAG ATTACTCGATCTGTTGCCTCTCTGAGGCGCTGTTATCTGCCCTCAGAGAACAGTGAGGAAAAGGAGCCAGAAAACTCTCCAACCAGAGCAGAG GATGCTGAGTCCTTGTTGGATTTGCAGGAAGAACTGAAAC CCTGGAAGGATCTGGACAGAGACCTCAAACTTAGAGGAGCAAGGGACCCAAT GATCATCAAAGCTAAAGCTGAACATCTGTATAAAGCTATCCAGCGTTACCTCCTCCTGTTCTCTGTACACAAGGGAACTCTGGAGAAACACAACGCGGAGCTTCTCTGCATCGCGGACAACTTGGACAAG TTTTCAAAGAGGACAAAGATTGCAGGCATGACAGGAGGAGCGACGGTGGCCCTGGGGGGgctagcagcagctgcaggggtTGTTCTGGCTCCGTTCACCATGGGGGCCTCGCTGGCGCTGACGGCCGCCGGGGTCGGTGTGGCATCGGCCGGGGGCATCACCGGAGCCTCAGCAGCCATCACACACAAG GTGAACGTGGAGCAGGGCAAGAAGAAGATCAATAACACCTTCGAGGAGTTCCAGCAGATCATGGGGAAAATCCAGGACACCCTGAGCTTCATCCACGAGGGCATGGAGCATATACTGGAGCACAGCATCCTCACCCTCAGTGGTGTCTCGCAGGGGAAGGGAAAAGTAACCCGCATGGTGAAACTCACAGTCAGCGGAGGGGTCAGGGCCCGGGCCCTCGAGGTCATCAGCAAGGCCTCAGGGCTGATGGAGGGTCTGGCCCTCGGCATGGATCTTCAATTGGCcgagaagaagcagaagaagaagaagaagggcctGGAGTCGGGGCTGGCCAAGAAGATCCGGCAGCTGGCAGAGGAGCTGAACAGAGAGCTGGAAGAGCTCCACATCCTGTTCAAGGGTTACTGTGCAGACCAGTAA
- the LOC134862764 gene encoding apolipoprotein L3-like isoform X2 has translation MKVTEHPIHSKCYSQPPPLPLHRAPQLQQQTGNNAQDAEPLLDLQEELKPWKDLDRDLKLRGAREPMIIKAKAEHLYKAIQRYLLLFSVHKGTLEKHNAELLCIADNLDKFSKRTKIAGMTGGATVALGGLAAAAGVVLAPFTMGASLALTAAGVGVASAGGITGASAAITHKVNVEQGKKKINNTFEEFQQIMGKIQDTLSFIHEGMEHILEHSILTLSGVSQGKGKVTRMVKLTVSGGVRARALEVISKASGLMEGLALGMDLQLAEKKQKKKKKGLESGLAKKIRQLAEELNRELEELHILFKGYCADQ, from the exons ATGAAG GTGACCGAACATCCAATACATTCGAAATGTTATTCCCAACCTCCTCCACTGCCGCTTCACAGAGCTCCACAACTCCAGCAGCAGACTGGAAACAACGCCCAG GATGCTGAGCCCTTGTTGGATTTGCAGGAAGAACTGAAAC CCTGGAAGGATCTGGACAGAGACCTCAAACTTAGAGGAGCAAGGGAACCAAT GATCATCAAAGCTAAAGCTGAACATCTGTATAAAGCTATCCAGCGTTACCTCCTCCTGTTCTCTGTACACAAGGGAACTCTGGAGAAACACAACGCGGAGCTTCTCTGCATCGCGGACAACTTGGACAAG TTTTCAAAGAGGACAAAGATTGCAGGCATGACAGGAGGAGCGACGGTGGCCCTGGGGGGgctagcagcagctgcaggggtTGTTCTGGCTCCGTTCACCATGGGGGCCTCGCTGGCGCTGACGGCCGCCGGGGTCGGTGTGGCATCGGCCGGGGGCATCACCGGAGCCTCAGCAGCCATCACACACAAG GTGAACGTGGAGCAGGGCAAGAAGAAGATCAATAACACCTTCGAGGAGTTCCAGCAGATCATGGGGAAAATCCAGGACACCCTGAGCTTCATCCACGAGGGCATGGAGCATATACTGGAGCACAGCATCCTCACCCTCAGTGGTGTCTCGCAGGGGAAGGGAAAAGTAACCCGCATGGTGAAACTCACAGTCAGCGGAGGGGTCAGGGCCCGGGCCCTCGAGGTCATCAGCAAGGCCTCAGGGCTGATGGAGGGTCTGGCCCTCGGCATGGATCTTCAATTGGCcgagaagaagcagaagaagaagaagaagggcctGGAGTCGGGGCTGGCCAAGAAGATCCGGCAGCTGGCAGAGGAGCTGAACAGAGAGCTGGAAGAGCTCCACATCCTGTTCAAGGGTTACTGTGCAGACCAGTAA
- the atf4a gene encoding LOW QUALITY PROTEIN: cyclic AMP-dependent transcription factor ATF-4 (The sequence of the model RefSeq protein was modified relative to this genomic sequence to represent the inferred CDS: deleted 1 base in 1 codon), with the protein MMFCLALEDVEALYFGPSFLTADPMGPLLDEDEDEEEALSPSSFLEGKAPASPPLSFFASSSSPLSSASPPPSPHPTHPSLFLETKPSGDTLSFPWLGASELLHAPAGADKGTDDAFAGMDWMSEKIDLSELDLESLIGSCSEDSPSSPEELLASLDPQMDLDLDAFDTSLPILPALPLELPLSEEVKEEVVLKSEPPSPAYTLELGSEVDVLDVLSAPSITSTLLPSPPPSTQIVVVHALLTLPEQPIKSSPPSSDCESDSGIDSPPSPPVSPLSSSSRTKPYSKPEPASPSSVKPPRVKSVSGVPKVEKKLKKMEQNKTAATRYRQKKRVEQDLLNDECEELLRKNGELEERAGAISREIQYLKDLMEEVRKRRSKSKAQ; encoded by the exons ATGATGTTCTGCCTGGCCTTGGAGGACGTGGAGGCCCTGTACTTCG GGCCCTCGTTTCTGACGGCTGACCCCATGGGGCCCCTTCTGGacgaagatgaagatgaagaagaagctctctctccctcctcctttctaGAGGGGAAGGCTCCAGCTTCgccccccctctcttttttcgcctcctcctcctccccgctCTCTTctgcctccccccctccctctcctcaccccacccacccctccctGTTCCTGGAAACCAAGCCCTCAGGGGACACCCTGTCCTTCCCCTGGCTGGGGGCCAGCGAGCTGCTCCACGCCCCGGCAGGAGCAGACAAGGGCACCG ACGATGCGTTCGCTGGCATGGACTGGATGTCGGAGAAAATCGACCTGAGTGAGTTGGACCTAGAGTCTCTGATCGGCTCCTGCTCCGAagactccccctcctcccccgaGGAGCTGCTGGCCTCCCTAGACCCCCAGATGGATCTGGATCTGGACGCCTTCGACACCTCCCTCCCCATCCTCCCCGCCCTCCCCCTGGAGCTCCCCCTCTCGGAGGAGGTTAAAGAGGAGGTGGTGTTGAAGTCTGAGCCTCCCTCCCCCGCTTACACCCTGGAGCTTGGGAGTGAGGTGGATGTCTTGGATGTCCTCTCCGCCCCCAGCATCACCTCCACTTtactcccctctcctcccccctccacccAAATAGTGGTGGTGCATGCCCTCCTCACTCTCCCCGAGCAGCCAATCAAAAGCTCTCCTCCATCCAGCGACTGCGAGAGCGACTCCGGCATCGACTCCCCCCCCTCGCCTCCCGTCTCc cccctttcctcttcctccaggacCAAACCATACTCCAAACCAGAacctgcctccccctcctccgtCAAACCCCCCCGGGTCAAATCAGTGTCTGGCGTTCCCAAGGTAGAGAAGAAGCTGAAGAAGATGGAGCAGAACAAGACGGCCGCCACCCGCTACCGGCAGAAGAAGAGGGTGGAGCAGGACCTGCTGAACGACGAgtgtgaggagctgctgaggAAGAACGGCGAGCTGGAGGAGAGGGCGGGGGCCATCAGCCGGGAGATCCAGTATCTGAAGGACCTGATGGAGGAGGTCCGCAAGCGCCGCAGCAAGAGCAAGGCTCAGTGA